From the Desulfomonilaceae bacterium genome, one window contains:
- a CDS encoding DUF1847 domain-containing protein yields the protein MSQNKKKIDPTCATCPNQMPEMLCMYESGSSHKGCPTVSRKELLTKANSIYENPEIQNFAHQASVQESACYANRQERPYVMQPTKTRIVEICEFANRMGFKRLGLVFCVGLKNEAAIVDQIFKKNGFDVVSVCCKAGRTSKDLIGIEDQDKIFQGTDEAMCNPVFQAMLLNDEKTDFNVLLGLCVGHDSLFFKHAEAYTTVLAVKDRVTGHNPLAPIYLHGTYYKKLLS from the coding sequence ATGTCCCAAAATAAGAAGAAAATTGATCCCACTTGCGCCACTTGCCCCAATCAAATGCCCGAGATGTTATGCATGTACGAGAGTGGCTCCAGTCACAAAGGCTGCCCAACTGTCAGTCGTAAAGAGCTTTTGACCAAGGCTAACAGCATTTACGAAAATCCCGAGATCCAGAATTTCGCCCACCAGGCGTCAGTGCAGGAGTCAGCGTGCTACGCGAATCGACAAGAGCGTCCCTACGTGATGCAACCCACCAAAACCCGCATCGTCGAAATCTGTGAATTTGCAAACCGCATGGGTTTCAAACGGCTTGGGCTTGTTTTTTGTGTCGGACTGAAGAATGAGGCGGCGATTGTGGATCAGATATTTAAAAAAAATGGCTTTGATGTTGTTTCGGTCTGTTGCAAGGCTGGAAGAACTTCAAAGGACCTTATTGGCATAGAGGATCAGGACAAGATCTTTCAGGGAACTGACGAGGCAATGTGTAATCCGGTTTTTCAAGCGATGCTACTCAATGACGAGAAAACTGATTTTAACGTGCTGCTTGGGCTATGTGTTGGACATGATTCTTTGTTCTTCAAACATGCCGAGGCCTACACTACCGTTTTAGCCGTCAAGGATCGTGTTACCGGCCACAACCCATTGGCCCCGATTTACCTTCATGGCACGTATTACAAAAAACTGCTATCGTAA
- a CDS encoding type II toxin-antitoxin system RelE/ParE family toxin, translating to MHRLVIHEAAEVEINQAADFYDGQCPGLGSTFLDQVEIAIENIQQFPTASSPIQGRIRKKHLKTFPYSLIYSVLPEEMRILAVAHMKRRPLHWHGRR from the coding sequence ATGCATAGGCTTGTCATCCACGAAGCTGCAGAAGTTGAAATCAATCAAGCAGCAGATTTCTATGACGGTCAGTGTCCCGGACTTGGTTCGACATTTCTGGACCAAGTAGAAATAGCTATTGAAAACATTCAGCAGTTTCCTACTGCGTCATCGCCCATTCAAGGCAGGATCCGAAAAAAACACCTGAAGACATTTCCTTACTCGTTGATCTATTCCGTACTACCTGAAGAGATGAGAATTCTGGCCGTGGCCCACATGAAGCGACGTCCACTTCACTGGCATGGCCGTCGCTAA
- a CDS encoding addiction module protein, whose amino-acid sequence MGIEELRNEVLKLNPESRAYLAKELINSLDTISEVEIESLWVTEAARRDNELDQGTARGYSAKEALTRVRASRK is encoded by the coding sequence ATGGGCATCGAAGAACTGAGAAACGAGGTTTTGAAATTAAATCCGGAGTCTCGCGCCTATTTGGCCAAAGAACTTATAAATAGCCTCGATACAATAAGTGAGGTTGAAATCGAAAGTCTATGGGTGACTGAGGCCGCAAGGCGGGACAATGAATTGGACCAAGGCACGGCCCGAGGGTATTCCGCCAAAGAAGCTCTCACCCGTGTCCGAGCTAGTCGGAAATAA
- a CDS encoding DUF4070 domain-containing protein yields MQTLLVNPVYSQTFWSYNKVLKMTGKKGLLPPLGLLTLASLIPNDWNVELVDMVLQDISESQWDRSELVFISGMTVQQKGIIEVIKEAKKRGKPVVVGGPWSFHVPEQAFEAGADLVVRGEAEVVMGEILACLKKKDFGRIIQSDERAEMTKSPVPRFDLLDMNAYVDMEVQFTRGCPFKCEFCDVTMMLGRKVRAKNPEQIIQELELIYKLGWRRHVFFVDDNFIGSVNKTKALLKQLIPWMEARNKPFDFYTQASVNLAADEKLMEDMYVAGFNRVFVGIETSDEASLIGAGKIQNTNVDLNQVCRKISKAGFQIIAGAILGFDEETKGAGGRLTSFAEKNHIPELFTTLLQAGPGTDLSIRLQSENRLLEMKEENLSNQTGLVNFVPTRPLEEIANEFVAVYSSLYKPETYIERAYNHFAEMKPPEYKKPFKRPYLWELRATAITIFRNGIVYSTRFLFWKYFFKALWKFPTRFDRFLVSLIVAEHYYDFKNKIRSGIQSQLTELSPELRNNFYVKLKTVPECEPLPQHS; encoded by the coding sequence ATGCAAACGCTTCTAGTCAATCCCGTTTATTCACAGACATTCTGGTCATACAACAAAGTCCTGAAAATGACCGGCAAAAAAGGTCTACTTCCTCCACTCGGACTTTTAACCCTCGCTTCGCTCATCCCAAATGACTGGAATGTCGAGTTGGTAGATATGGTCTTACAGGACATATCCGAATCCCAGTGGGACCGATCAGAACTGGTTTTCATCTCAGGAATGACAGTTCAACAAAAGGGCATTATCGAAGTCATCAAGGAAGCGAAGAAGCGTGGCAAACCTGTGGTAGTCGGTGGGCCATGGTCTTTTCACGTTCCTGAGCAGGCTTTCGAGGCGGGCGCTGATCTTGTCGTAAGAGGCGAAGCAGAAGTCGTCATGGGCGAAATTCTTGCCTGTCTAAAGAAAAAGGATTTCGGACGCATCATTCAATCAGACGAACGAGCCGAAATGACGAAAAGCCCTGTCCCGAGGTTTGATTTGCTTGATATGAACGCCTACGTAGACATGGAGGTTCAGTTCACCAGAGGCTGTCCGTTCAAGTGCGAATTCTGCGATGTCACTATGATGTTAGGTCGAAAAGTACGCGCCAAAAACCCTGAACAGATCATTCAGGAACTTGAACTCATTTATAAACTGGGCTGGCGGCGGCATGTTTTTTTTGTTGATGATAATTTTATCGGTAGCGTTAATAAGACGAAAGCCTTGTTGAAGCAATTAATACCCTGGATGGAAGCCAGAAATAAGCCTTTTGATTTTTACACCCAGGCGTCCGTAAATCTGGCCGCAGACGAAAAGCTCATGGAAGACATGTATGTCGCAGGATTTAATAGAGTCTTTGTGGGAATAGAGACCTCAGATGAGGCCAGTCTTATAGGCGCCGGGAAAATTCAGAACACCAACGTAGATTTAAACCAGGTGTGCCGGAAAATTTCAAAGGCAGGGTTCCAGATAATAGCCGGCGCAATCCTTGGGTTTGATGAAGAAACCAAAGGAGCTGGTGGGCGTTTGACTAGCTTCGCCGAGAAGAACCACATTCCGGAACTATTTACTACTCTTCTTCAGGCAGGACCCGGCACAGATCTCTCCATCCGGCTTCAGTCGGAAAACCGTCTGTTGGAAATGAAAGAAGAGAATTTGAGTAATCAAACCGGTCTGGTCAATTTCGTGCCTACCAGGCCTCTTGAAGAAATTGCTAACGAATTCGTAGCTGTTTACAGCTCATTGTATAAACCCGAAACCTATATTGAGAGAGCTTATAATCACTTCGCAGAGATGAAACCGCCTGAATATAAAAAACCTTTTAAGCGCCCATATTTATGGGAACTCAGGGCTACGGCCATAACAATATTTAGAAATGGGATAGTTTATTCTACTCGATTCCTGTTCTGGAAATACTTCTTTAAAGCGTTATGGAAATTTCCGACCCGCTTTGACCGATTCCTGGTGTCATTGATCGTGGCGGAACATTATTACGATTTCAAGAATAAAATTCGTAGCGGTATCCAATCACAATTGACGGAACTTTCCCCGGAATTGAGAAACAATTTCTACGTTAAGTTGAAGACAGTTCCTGAGTGCGAGCCACTTCCTCAACATAGCTAA
- a CDS encoding APC family permease → MPNKQNSTRSRIGLFAAMSIGIGGMVGAGIFSILGVVAEASGAAMWLSFLLGGLVALLSTYSYAKLGARYPSSGGAVEFLVQGLGDGVLSGGINLYMWVGYIIALALYAQAFAGYFMTFLPHHSIGWIPKAVGAGIVLLFMAVNFIGPGVVGRSETFIVAVKLAILLLFAVAGLFFIQPAYLSVAHWPAPSGILFGAGVLFIGYEGFGLVANTAESMDDPKKLLPKALYLSVISVILIYLAVSIAVIGNLPVKDILAAKDYALAEAAKPFLGNFGFRLIAIGALFSTASAINATLFGAANVSYMLAKDGELPEVFSHVIWQGGTGGLVITSAMVILFILFFDLSGVAMMGSGAFLLIYACVNAAHLKLTSETGAKRSIIWMSIFACLAMAGILGVYIYQNSKPAFVTMILLIPVCLVAEWGYRKVSGRVLKTRLK, encoded by the coding sequence TTGCCTAATAAACAAAACTCGACTCGAAGTAGGATAGGACTGTTCGCCGCCATGTCCATCGGAATTGGAGGCATGGTAGGCGCAGGCATTTTTTCGATTCTCGGGGTAGTGGCGGAGGCGTCGGGAGCCGCAATGTGGCTTTCCTTTCTGCTCGGTGGACTGGTCGCTCTTCTATCCACTTATTCTTACGCCAAACTGGGCGCACGATACCCGTCATCCGGAGGAGCCGTAGAATTCCTTGTTCAGGGGTTGGGCGACGGAGTCCTAAGCGGTGGGATAAATCTTTACATGTGGGTAGGTTACATAATCGCTCTTGCCCTTTACGCCCAGGCTTTCGCTGGATATTTCATGACTTTTTTACCCCACCATTCTATTGGGTGGATCCCCAAAGCCGTTGGGGCAGGAATCGTGCTGCTTTTCATGGCCGTCAATTTCATTGGACCAGGAGTTGTCGGTAGATCCGAAACTTTTATCGTGGCGGTAAAGTTAGCCATATTGCTGTTGTTCGCTGTAGCCGGGCTGTTTTTTATTCAACCGGCATATTTGTCAGTGGCGCACTGGCCCGCGCCCTCTGGAATACTCTTCGGAGCGGGCGTGCTCTTTATCGGATATGAAGGATTCGGTCTCGTCGCAAACACAGCCGAATCTATGGATGATCCCAAAAAATTGCTCCCCAAGGCCCTCTATCTCAGTGTGATCAGTGTTATCCTGATCTATCTTGCTGTATCAATTGCGGTCATAGGGAATCTTCCGGTTAAGGACATCCTGGCGGCAAAAGATTATGCCCTGGCGGAAGCGGCAAAACCATTCCTGGGGAATTTTGGATTTAGACTTATTGCCATAGGCGCATTGTTCTCAACCGCATCAGCCATCAACGCTACACTTTTTGGCGCGGCGAACGTGTCCTACATGCTTGCCAAGGACGGCGAGCTTCCGGAGGTGTTTTCTCACGTGATTTGGCAAGGCGGGACTGGCGGCCTTGTAATCACTTCCGCTATGGTGATTCTGTTTATCCTGTTCTTCGATTTATCAGGCGTGGCCATGATGGGAAGTGGAGCGTTCCTGCTGATTTATGCGTGCGTAAATGCGGCTCATCTCAAGCTGACTTCAGAGACCGGAGCAAAGCGGTCGATAATATGGATGTCAATCTTCGCGTGCCTGGCCATGGCTGGGATCCTTGGTGTTTACATTTACCAGAATTCCAAACCTGCCTTTGTGACCATGATACTATTGATCCCTGTCTGCCTTGTGGCTGAATGGGGATATCGAAAAGTTAGCGGACGCGTTCTCAAAACCAGGTTAAAATAA
- a CDS encoding ATP-binding protein — translation MYRRNILYNILDALSDTPVVFLHGARQTGKSTLVRKIANGPYPARYVTLDNAAVFSAASADPTGFLAGLEKPVVIDEAQRVRKLFLAIKEDVDRNRMPGRYLLTGSANILTIPKVADALAGRMELLTLWPLSISELKEGGENILDAFFDRGFPNRFHPGTDFDLAESIVAGGFPEPVQRSSHRRRRAWFESYITTILDRDVRDLAQIQDLAVLPRLLQFLAARTATLHNQSEVSRSSGIPNSTLSRYLTLLEMTFLVQTLPAWSPNLGKRLVKAPKLFMVDTGLACHLLGIDEEGFRQSGEIAGRVFENFVVLELFKNASWSDEPVRLYHFRSQAGQEVDVVIERSGGEVVGVEIKLSASPSPRDFDGLKVLREHLGNKFVRGILIYTGTEIVPFEKDLHAVPVNVLTGRP, via the coding sequence ATGTACAGGCGAAATATTCTCTACAATATCCTTGATGCTCTGTCCGATACGCCCGTTGTTTTTCTGCATGGAGCAAGGCAAACAGGAAAGAGTACTCTCGTCCGCAAGATCGCAAATGGGCCATATCCAGCCCGATACGTGACACTGGATAATGCCGCGGTTTTTTCCGCCGCAAGCGCTGATCCCACAGGATTCCTCGCCGGCCTTGAGAAACCTGTGGTGATAGATGAAGCTCAGCGGGTCAGAAAGCTTTTTCTTGCCATCAAAGAAGACGTGGACCGAAATCGGATGCCCGGACGTTATCTTCTAACCGGGTCCGCAAATATTTTAACCATTCCAAAGGTTGCAGATGCCCTGGCAGGAAGGATGGAATTGCTGACCCTGTGGCCTCTGTCCATCAGCGAGTTGAAGGAAGGTGGAGAGAACATCCTGGACGCCTTCTTCGACAGGGGTTTCCCAAACCGTTTCCATCCCGGGACTGATTTTGATCTCGCGGAGAGCATTGTAGCCGGCGGGTTCCCAGAGCCCGTGCAGAGGTCGTCTCATCGACGAAGGCGGGCCTGGTTCGAGTCCTATATCACGACAATCCTTGACCGGGACGTCAGAGACCTGGCCCAGATTCAAGACCTTGCGGTTCTGCCGAGACTTCTCCAGTTTCTCGCCGCTCGAACAGCAACCTTGCACAATCAGTCGGAGGTATCAAGGAGCAGTGGGATTCCGAACAGCACACTCTCTCGATACCTGACGCTTCTGGAAATGACTTTTCTTGTGCAGACCCTTCCCGCCTGGTCGCCCAATCTGGGAAAGCGTTTGGTGAAGGCGCCAAAGCTCTTTATGGTAGACACCGGGCTTGCTTGTCACTTGCTTGGTATCGATGAAGAGGGGTTTCGGCAGAGCGGAGAAATTGCCGGAAGGGTTTTTGAAAACTTCGTGGTTCTCGAGCTATTCAAGAACGCATCCTGGTCTGATGAACCCGTGAGACTTTACCATTTCCGCTCGCAGGCAGGGCAGGAGGTGGATGTCGTAATTGAAAGGAGTGGCGGGGAAGTTGTCGGTGTCGAGATCAAGCTCTCAGCCAGCCCATCACCTCGGGATTTTGACGGGCTTAAAGTGCTCAGGGAACATCTTGGGAACAAGTTCGTCAGAGGTATTCTCATCTACACGGGAACTGAAATCGTGCCATTCGAAAAGGACCTGCATGCGGTCCCAGTCAACGTTTTGACTGGTAGGCCATAA
- a CDS encoding lysophospholipid acyltransferase family protein yields the protein MQPSQKSTFRMIITAIGMVVLTPILTIPMLVSALLVKPGKFAYFMMKTWNKTISKLMGLRFSLSGVENLDSNTSYIITPNHQGLADILAIVSTLPVRFRWVVKRELFKIPVWGLALWSTGAIPIDRSNSVTSIERLNKAKDEKLKGGWSVVIYPEGTRTPDGNLKDFKKGAFMMAVQTGIPILPVVCNGAYKVLPKKTFAFRRGHIKLNICPPILTQGLSEKDVPELMSRTREAILAKLRLDYDPFLKEEPCT from the coding sequence TTGCAGCCTTCTCAGAAGTCCACGTTCAGGATGATCATCACTGCTATTGGAATGGTGGTTTTGACCCCTATTTTAACAATTCCTATGCTAGTATCAGCTTTGTTGGTTAAACCAGGTAAGTTTGCGTATTTTATGATGAAAACATGGAACAAAACTATTTCGAAGCTAATGGGTCTTAGATTTTCCTTAAGTGGCGTGGAAAACCTTGATTCTAATACGTCTTACATCATAACTCCCAATCATCAGGGACTTGCGGACATACTTGCAATTGTGTCTACCTTGCCGGTTCGTTTTAGATGGGTCGTTAAGAGAGAATTGTTCAAAATACCAGTTTGGGGATTGGCTTTATGGTCTACGGGCGCAATTCCAATTGACAGATCTAACTCTGTAACATCAATAGAGAGGCTGAATAAAGCAAAAGATGAGAAACTAAAAGGTGGATGGTCAGTTGTTATTTATCCTGAGGGAACACGTACTCCTGATGGAAATTTAAAGGATTTTAAAAAAGGGGCTTTCATGATGGCGGTTCAGACGGGCATCCCTATTTTGCCTGTTGTTTGTAACGGCGCATACAAAGTCTTACCAAAAAAGACGTTCGCTTTTCGTCGCGGACACATTAAATTGAACATTTGTCCCCCTATCCTGACCCAAGGACTGTCCGAAAAAGATGTTCCGGAATTAATGTCAAGAACTCGTGAGGCTATCCTGGCTAAACTACGGCTGGATTATGACCCTTTTTTGAAGGAAGAACCCTGCACGTGA
- a CDS encoding ATP-binding protein, with translation MEIIERNQDIRAVTKLIAAFPVTAILGPRQCGKTTLARSFSSNHSFDLENPRDAARLEQPQLALENLTGLIVIDEIQRMPDIFPLLRFLVDRNDDQRYLILGSASRDLIQQSSETLAGRIAYYQLAGFRLSDIGLTKEQALWLRGGLPRSFLSETDEESLVWRRQYISTFLERDIPQLGITIPARTLRRFWTMLSHYHGQILNYSELGRSFGVSDMTVRKYCEILEGAFMIRLLQPWAANVGKRIVRRPKLFLRDSGLFHALMSIETMDQLQSNPKLGASWEGFALECVCRVLNREEQELSFWRTHAGSELDLLWQWGGMNWGVEFKYHDAPRLTRSMRAAMEDLKLAGLWVIYPGHKTYRLADNIIVLPLGASGVAWNYVIDEKLDLQDF, from the coding sequence ATGGAAATCATTGAGAGAAATCAGGACATTCGGGCGGTTACCAAGTTGATCGCCGCATTTCCCGTGACGGCGATCCTGGGACCCCGCCAGTGCGGAAAGACAACCTTAGCTAGGTCATTCAGTTCGAATCACTCGTTCGATCTTGAGAATCCACGAGATGCAGCGAGACTGGAGCAACCTCAACTGGCCCTGGAAAACCTGACCGGGCTGATCGTCATTGACGAAATCCAGCGCATGCCGGACATCTTTCCATTGCTCCGCTTCCTTGTGGACCGCAACGATGATCAAAGATATCTAATTCTGGGGAGCGCTTCTCGCGACTTGATTCAACAGAGTTCAGAGACGCTTGCGGGACGTATAGCCTATTACCAATTGGCCGGTTTCCGGTTGAGTGATATCGGGTTGACAAAGGAGCAAGCCTTGTGGCTGAGGGGAGGACTGCCCAGATCGTTTCTGTCTGAGACGGACGAAGAAAGCCTTGTCTGGCGCCGGCAATACATTTCAACATTTCTCGAACGGGATATTCCTCAATTGGGCATCACCATCCCAGCTCGAACCCTGCGACGGTTCTGGACCATGTTGAGTCATTACCACGGGCAAATCCTCAACTATTCCGAACTGGGCCGATCCTTCGGTGTGTCAGACATGACGGTGCGTAAATACTGCGAGATTCTCGAGGGCGCATTCATGATCCGTCTTCTGCAGCCTTGGGCAGCGAATGTCGGAAAGCGGATTGTGCGGAGACCGAAGCTGTTCCTGCGTGATTCCGGCCTGTTTCATGCTCTCATGTCCATCGAAACCATGGATCAACTGCAATCTAACCCGAAACTGGGCGCTTCCTGGGAAGGGTTTGCGCTGGAATGCGTTTGCCGGGTCCTGAACCGCGAGGAGCAGGAACTATCTTTCTGGCGAACCCACGCAGGCTCGGAGCTAGATCTGTTATGGCAATGGGGTGGAATGAACTGGGGCGTCGAATTCAAGTACCACGACGCTCCCCGGTTAACACGGTCCATGAGGGCCGCCATGGAAGACCTGAAATTGGCTGGCCTGTGGGTAATCTATCCCGGTCACAAAACTTATCGCCTGGCGGATAACATCATCGTTCTCCCTCTTGGGGCAAGTGGCGTAGCCTGGAATTATGTGATTGACGAAAAGTTGGATTTGCAGGATTTTTGA